The following are encoded together in the Kribbella sp. CA-293567 genome:
- a CDS encoding helix-turn-helix domain-containing protein yields MSSTDTERADHLRVLGLSDDEIRVYQHLLRTGPSSIEELDAAVTGRAAGIDATLGGLVQAGLARRSGSDHSRFLPVPPDAGLEALTLRRESELKQARIEVLNAYDEFRRTVHNESTTHLIEVVTGSAIVERIHQIKGSAQREILAIDTPPYYLGAGPNQEEIEQLRRGVAYRIVYSPESVEVPGYLTENILPCVEAGEQARVLPDVPAKLTIIDGSIAFVSMSVRDTDVNRSLLIIRPSSLLTALIGMFELCWRNALPLHASVGAEDDRLEPIERRLLALLATGAADDTIARTLGISRRTFFRYLERLMNRTGATTRFQLALHAARENWL; encoded by the coding sequence ATGAGCTCGACCGACACGGAGCGTGCCGACCACCTACGGGTGCTCGGTCTCAGCGACGACGAGATCCGGGTCTACCAGCACCTGTTGCGGACCGGTCCGTCCTCGATCGAGGAGCTGGACGCGGCGGTCACCGGCCGGGCGGCGGGGATCGACGCGACCCTCGGCGGCCTGGTCCAGGCGGGGCTGGCCCGGCGGTCCGGGTCGGACCACTCCAGGTTCCTCCCGGTGCCCCCGGACGCCGGCCTGGAGGCGCTGACGCTGCGCCGGGAGTCGGAGCTCAAGCAGGCCAGGATCGAGGTCCTGAACGCGTACGACGAGTTCCGCCGGACCGTGCACAACGAGTCGACCACGCACCTGATCGAGGTGGTCACCGGCAGCGCGATCGTCGAGCGGATCCACCAGATCAAGGGCAGCGCGCAACGCGAGATCCTGGCCATCGACACCCCGCCGTACTACCTGGGCGCGGGCCCCAACCAGGAGGAGATCGAGCAGCTCCGCCGCGGTGTCGCGTACCGGATCGTGTACTCGCCGGAGTCCGTCGAGGTGCCCGGCTACCTGACCGAGAACATCCTGCCCTGCGTGGAGGCCGGTGAGCAGGCCCGGGTACTGCCCGACGTACCGGCCAAGCTGACCATCATCGACGGGTCGATCGCCTTCGTGTCGATGTCGGTGCGCGACACCGACGTGAACCGGTCGCTGCTGATCATCCGGCCGAGCAGTCTGCTCACCGCCCTGATCGGGATGTTCGAGCTCTGCTGGCGCAACGCCCTGCCGCTGCACGCCTCGGTCGGGGCCGAGGACGACCGGCTGGAGCCGATCGAGCGACGCCTGCTGGCCCTGCTGGCGACAGGGGCAGCGGACGACACGATCGCCCGGACGCTGGGGATCAGCCGCCGGACCTTCTTCCGCTACCTCGAGCGCCTGATGAACCGCACCGGCGCCACCACCCGGTTCCAGCTGGCTCTGCACGCCGCCCGGGAGAACTGGCTCTGA
- a CDS encoding ABC transporter permease — protein MNATRVDEEFNPSVHVYEPHKVGLPPLRPYFKALWERREFAAEMSRTGIRAANTNTFFGQIWLVLNPLLLAGVYYLLVEIIAGANSQDDGAARFAHMCGGLFAFYYFSGAMTAGASSVVGGGKLLMNMSFPRMLLPLSALRTSFFRFLPTMGVYLAIHLLMRQPLHWAMLLAPVFLILLTIFAAGMGMIFAALQVYFRDTTSFLPYFVRIWLYLSPVLWFAEQAPPKFQSFIQFNPLYSLIGGWTDLLVRGQVPDIKMWIGAVVWALAAVLIGSLFFMSREREFVVRL, from the coding sequence ATGAACGCGACTCGCGTCGACGAGGAGTTCAACCCGTCGGTGCATGTGTACGAACCGCACAAGGTGGGCCTGCCGCCGCTCCGCCCGTACTTCAAGGCGCTGTGGGAGCGGCGGGAGTTCGCCGCTGAGATGTCCCGGACCGGCATCCGGGCAGCCAACACCAACACCTTCTTCGGTCAGATCTGGCTGGTCCTCAACCCGCTGCTACTGGCGGGCGTGTACTACCTGCTGGTGGAGATCATCGCGGGCGCGAACTCACAGGACGACGGCGCGGCCCGGTTCGCTCACATGTGCGGTGGGCTGTTCGCCTTCTACTACTTCTCCGGTGCGATGACGGCCGGCGCGTCCAGCGTGGTCGGTGGCGGCAAGCTGCTGATGAACATGTCGTTCCCGCGGATGCTGCTGCCGTTGTCCGCGCTGCGGACCTCGTTCTTCCGGTTCCTGCCGACGATGGGCGTCTACCTCGCCATCCACCTGCTGATGCGCCAGCCGCTGCACTGGGCGATGCTGCTCGCGCCGGTCTTCCTGATCCTGCTGACGATCTTCGCGGCCGGGATGGGAATGATCTTCGCCGCCCTGCAGGTGTACTTCCGCGACACCACCAGCTTCCTGCCGTACTTCGTCCGGATCTGGCTCTACCTGTCGCCCGTGCTCTGGTTCGCCGAGCAGGCGCCGCCCAAGTTCCAGAGCTTCATCCAGTTCAACCCGCTGTACTCCCTGATCGGTGGCTGGACCGACCTGCTCGTCCGCGGGCAGGTCCCGGACATCAAGATGTGGATCGGGGCGGTGGTCTGGGCGTTGGCCGCGGTGCTGATCGGCTCGTTGTTCTTCATGTCGAGGGAGCGTGAGTTCGTTGTCCGTCTCTGA
- a CDS encoding ABC transporter ATP-binding protein, whose protein sequence is MSNNSTAPAVKVQDVSITYRTTFERVPTFKSALVRLGRGERAVREVKAVQNVSFDVDHGTTIGIIGANGAGKSTLMRSLAGILPPTTGRIEVHGRVSTLLSLGVGFNAALSGKENVVLGGLAAGLSRKAIQERYEEIAAFAELGDFMEMPMRTYSSGMFSRLAFSVAVHMDPDILLIDEALSAGDASFKQKASNKMKELVTNSRTMFLVSHAMSSVKDLCDDCIWLDHGKLMMRGTPDEVIAAYTKFLQVNAKSAATLEDF, encoded by the coding sequence ATGTCAAACAATTCAACCGCTCCGGCGGTCAAGGTCCAGGACGTCTCGATCACCTACCGGACGACGTTCGAGCGGGTGCCGACCTTCAAGAGCGCCCTGGTCCGGCTCGGCCGCGGCGAGCGCGCGGTCCGCGAGGTCAAGGCGGTCCAGAACGTCTCCTTCGACGTCGATCACGGCACCACGATCGGCATCATCGGCGCCAACGGTGCCGGCAAGTCGACGCTGATGCGGTCGCTGGCCGGCATCCTGCCGCCGACCACCGGCCGGATCGAGGTGCACGGCCGGGTCAGCACGCTGCTGTCGCTGGGCGTCGGCTTCAACGCCGCCCTGTCGGGCAAGGAGAACGTCGTCCTCGGTGGTCTCGCGGCCGGCCTGAGCCGCAAGGCGATCCAGGAGCGGTACGAGGAGATCGCCGCGTTCGCCGAGCTGGGCGACTTCATGGAGATGCCGATGCGGACGTACTCGTCCGGCATGTTCAGCCGGCTGGCCTTCTCGGTGGCCGTGCACATGGATCCCGACATCCTGCTGATCGACGAGGCACTGTCGGCCGGTGACGCGTCCTTCAAGCAGAAGGCGTCGAACAAGATGAAGGAACTCGTCACCAACAGCCGGACGATGTTCCTGGTCAGCCACGCGATGAGCAGCGTCAAGGACCTGTGTGACGACTGCATCTGGCTGGACCACGGCAAGCTGATGATGCGCGGTACCCCCGACGAGGTGATCGCCGCCTACACCAAGTTCCTGCAGGTGAACGCGAAGAGCGCAGCCACTCTCGAGGACTTCTGA
- a CDS encoding glycosyltransferase, with product MPDRAGGVGVQVTSARTLRDHLPTPIARTAGAVRRRLKGLRYSYAQLPTFPQMADTPVRLFVGPTNSAGQGYAWARAADTVEGVSATAFSVHRKGQFQFRDDYGVPLTWFGQPRWQRAQEQHVLGSYTHVLMESLRPIFGARGLKDGSTELTRLKEAGIKPALLFHGSDIRLPSRHAGRERWSPFTPGDPLTDRLEVQAARFAELVEAADVPVFVSTVDLLDDVPGAQWLPVAIDPAPWAQAARPLFSTDLPVVVHVPSSAQLKGSDRIDEVLTELAGRGLVEYRRISGVTHSEMPAVIGAADIVVDQLRIGLYGVAAVEALAAGRLCVSYVGSAVRDRVRSLTGREVPIVEADPDSLGSVLTDLLSDRTAAAEQAAAGPAFVAELHDGRRSAHALTDWLDPKETL from the coding sequence ATGCCGGACCGGGCTGGCGGAGTGGGCGTGCAGGTGACATCCGCGCGAACACTTCGTGACCACCTGCCGACGCCGATCGCCAGGACCGCCGGTGCGGTCCGGCGACGGTTGAAGGGGCTGCGCTACAGCTACGCGCAGCTACCCACCTTCCCGCAGATGGCCGACACCCCGGTCCGGTTGTTCGTCGGCCCGACCAACAGCGCGGGCCAGGGATACGCCTGGGCCCGCGCGGCCGACACCGTCGAGGGCGTCTCGGCGACGGCCTTCTCGGTGCACCGCAAGGGCCAGTTCCAGTTTCGCGACGACTACGGCGTACCGCTGACCTGGTTCGGTCAGCCGCGCTGGCAGCGAGCCCAGGAGCAGCACGTCCTGGGCTCGTACACGCACGTCCTGATGGAGTCGCTGCGCCCGATCTTCGGCGCCCGCGGCCTGAAGGACGGTTCCACCGAGCTGACTCGGCTCAAAGAGGCCGGGATCAAGCCGGCCCTGCTCTTCCACGGCTCCGACATTCGCCTGCCGAGCCGCCACGCCGGGCGCGAGCGCTGGTCCCCGTTCACACCGGGTGACCCGCTGACCGACCGGCTCGAGGTCCAGGCAGCCCGCTTCGCCGAGCTGGTCGAGGCAGCCGACGTCCCGGTCTTCGTCTCCACGGTCGACCTGCTGGACGACGTACCGGGAGCGCAGTGGCTGCCGGTCGCGATCGACCCGGCCCCGTGGGCACAGGCCGCGCGCCCGCTCTTCTCCACCGACCTCCCGGTCGTCGTGCACGTCCCGTCCAGCGCGCAGCTCAAGGGCAGCGACCGGATCGACGAGGTACTGACCGAGCTGGCCGGCCGCGGCCTGGTCGAGTACCGCCGGATCAGCGGAGTCACGCACAGTGAGATGCCGGCCGTGATCGGCGCCGCGGACATCGTCGTCGACCAGCTCCGGATCGGCCTGTACGGCGTCGCCGCGGTCGAGGCGCTGGCCGCCGGACGTTTGTGCGTTTCTTACGTCGGTTCGGCCGTACGCGATCGGGTGCGTAGTCTGACTGGGCGCGAGGTGCCCATCGTCGAGGCGGATCCCGATTCGCTCGGCAGTGTTCTCACCGACCTGCTCTCCGACCGTACGGCGGCCGCCGAGCAGGCCGCCGCGGGCCCCGCCTTCGTGGCGGAGCTGCACGACGGGCGTCGTTCCGCCCACGCACTCACTGACTGGCTTGACCCGAAGGAGACCTTGTGA
- a CDS encoding Gfo/Idh/MocA family protein: protein MANLRAGLIGLGMMGRHHARVLGSLEGVDLVAVADPGGDKHGVANGLPVHENVEQLIEAGIDYCMVAVPTQYHTEIAKALAEAGVHAMIEKPLAGSSAEAAEIAKAFEAAGVIGAVGHIERYNPALQALRVRLAAGELGDIYQITTRRQGPFPARIADVGVVLDLATHDIDLTAWVTQSPFASVSAQSAHKSGRQYEDLIAVTGKLQDGTVTSHLVNWLSPMKERLTVVTGERGAFIADTLTADLSFHANGTVQTAWDDVAHFRGVSEGDMIRYAIAKPEPLKAEHEAFRDAILGKETDIVTLQQGLATVVVAEAVIASAADEGKSVKLTDALNGVLGENGGAARS from the coding sequence ATGGCGAACCTTCGCGCCGGACTGATCGGCCTGGGCATGATGGGCCGTCACCACGCCCGCGTGCTGGGCTCCCTCGAGGGCGTCGACCTGGTCGCCGTCGCCGACCCGGGTGGTGACAAGCACGGCGTGGCCAACGGTCTGCCGGTGCACGAGAACGTCGAGCAGCTGATCGAAGCCGGTATCGACTACTGCATGGTGGCCGTGCCGACGCAGTACCACACCGAGATCGCCAAGGCGCTGGCCGAGGCCGGCGTGCACGCGATGATCGAGAAGCCGCTGGCCGGCTCCTCGGCCGAGGCCGCGGAGATCGCCAAGGCGTTCGAGGCCGCCGGCGTGATCGGCGCCGTCGGTCACATCGAGCGGTACAACCCGGCGCTGCAGGCGCTGCGGGTCCGGCTCGCCGCCGGTGAGCTGGGCGACATCTACCAGATCACCACTCGTCGTCAGGGCCCGTTCCCGGCCCGGATCGCCGACGTCGGCGTGGTGCTCGACCTGGCCACCCACGACATCGACCTGACCGCGTGGGTGACCCAGTCGCCGTTCGCCTCGGTGTCCGCGCAGAGCGCGCACAAGAGCGGCCGGCAGTACGAGGACCTGATCGCCGTCACCGGCAAGCTGCAGGACGGCACCGTGACCAGCCACCTGGTCAACTGGCTGTCCCCGATGAAGGAGCGGCTGACCGTCGTCACCGGTGAGCGCGGCGCGTTCATCGCCGACACCCTGACGGCCGACCTGTCCTTCCACGCCAACGGCACCGTGCAGACCGCCTGGGACGACGTCGCGCACTTCCGCGGTGTCAGCGAGGGCGACATGATCCGGTACGCGATCGCCAAGCCCGAGCCGCTGAAGGCCGAGCACGAGGCGTTCCGCGACGCGATCCTGGGCAAGGAGACCGACATCGTCACCCTGCAGCAGGGTCTGGCCACCGTCGTCGTCGCCGAGGCCGTGATCGCCTCCGCCGCCGACGAGGGCAAGTCCGTCAAGCTGACCGACGCGCTGAACGGCGTACTCGGCGAGAACGGTGGAGCCGCCCGGTCATGA
- a CDS encoding acyltransferase, which translates to MTSRIAASADVDETAQIGDGSSVWNLSQIRENAVLGKNCIIGRGAYVGTGVTMGDNCKIQNDALVYEPAVLEDGVFIGPAVVLTNDHFPRAINPDGTLKSASDWDAVGVTLRTGSSVGARSVCVAPVTIGRWATVAAGAVVTKDVPDFALVAGVPARRIKWVGKAGVPLQDVGNGDWKCPTTGEMYIETDGRLRPAGENQEEN; encoded by the coding sequence GTGACGTCCCGGATCGCAGCGTCGGCAGATGTCGACGAAACCGCGCAGATCGGCGACGGATCGTCCGTCTGGAACCTGTCCCAGATCCGCGAGAACGCCGTACTGGGGAAGAACTGCATCATCGGCCGCGGTGCCTACGTCGGCACCGGCGTGACGATGGGCGACAACTGCAAGATCCAGAACGACGCTCTCGTCTACGAGCCGGCCGTGCTCGAGGACGGCGTCTTCATCGGACCGGCGGTCGTCCTCACCAACGATCACTTCCCGCGCGCGATCAACCCGGACGGCACGCTGAAGAGCGCGTCCGACTGGGACGCCGTCGGTGTGACGCTGCGCACTGGCAGCTCGGTGGGCGCCCGTTCGGTCTGCGTGGCACCGGTCACGATCGGCCGCTGGGCCACCGTCGCCGCGGGTGCGGTGGTGACCAAGGACGTGCCAGACTTCGCGCTGGTCGCCGGGGTCCCGGCCCGCCGGATCAAGTGGGTCGGCAAAGCAGGCGTTCCGTTGCAGGACGTCGGCAACGGCGACTGGAAGTGCCCGACAACGGGCGAGATGTACATCGAAACCGACGGACGGCTGCGGCCGGCCGGCGAAAACCAGGAGGAGAACTGA
- a CDS encoding glycosyltransferase, whose amino-acid sequence MNQARPHMLYVCWGYPPCRGGGVYRALATANRFAEQGWKVTVLTADRETFHRFTGADLTLEERIHPDVEVVRVPFEWPILEADLRNWSKSRAANPKLWAKWRTKRDQIPFPETGYGPWRSTIEKAAEEIHQANKVDLTVATANPHVTFAAAYHLFKKSGVPYVMDYRDAWLLDVFSGDRLHEPNSRAARWERKLVNSAREVWFVNDPILDWHKDLYPEHAGKMHTVANGFDPDLVPSTQDRGPVTDRPLVFGYVGTVSPKVPLADFVKGWQLAKEQSEDLRDAKVKIHGYLGYYAQPRADMLGILNAAAEDGVSYEGPVGKAEIAKAYDEFDVQLLMLGKGRYVTSGKVFEYLATGLPIVSVHDPMNAASDVLRGHPLWFPVKDVENPETIAEALIEAARAARTADEGIRAKAREFGASYRRDLQMDPRIQALAERVGAVV is encoded by the coding sequence ATGAACCAGGCCCGCCCACACATGCTGTACGTCTGCTGGGGCTACCCGCCCTGCCGAGGCGGTGGCGTCTATCGCGCGCTCGCGACGGCGAACCGTTTTGCCGAACAGGGCTGGAAGGTCACCGTGCTGACCGCGGACCGGGAGACCTTCCACCGGTTCACCGGCGCCGACCTGACCCTGGAAGAGCGGATCCACCCCGACGTCGAGGTGGTCCGGGTGCCGTTCGAGTGGCCGATCCTCGAGGCCGACCTGCGCAACTGGTCGAAGTCCCGGGCGGCCAACCCGAAGCTGTGGGCCAAGTGGCGCACCAAGCGCGACCAGATCCCGTTCCCGGAAACGGGGTACGGCCCGTGGCGCAGCACGATCGAGAAGGCCGCCGAGGAGATCCACCAGGCGAACAAGGTGGACCTGACGGTCGCGACCGCGAACCCGCACGTCACCTTCGCGGCGGCGTACCACCTGTTCAAGAAGTCCGGCGTGCCCTACGTGATGGACTACCGCGACGCGTGGCTGCTGGACGTCTTCAGCGGTGACCGCCTGCACGAGCCGAACAGCCGCGCCGCCCGCTGGGAGCGCAAGCTGGTCAACTCCGCGCGGGAGGTCTGGTTCGTCAACGACCCGATCCTCGACTGGCACAAGGACCTCTACCCCGAGCACGCGGGCAAGATGCACACCGTCGCCAACGGGTTCGATCCCGACCTGGTGCCGTCGACCCAGGACCGCGGCCCGGTGACCGATCGGCCGCTGGTCTTCGGCTACGTCGGCACGGTGTCGCCGAAGGTCCCGCTGGCCGACTTCGTCAAGGGCTGGCAGCTGGCCAAGGAGCAGTCCGAGGACCTGCGCGACGCCAAGGTGAAGATCCACGGCTACCTCGGGTACTACGCCCAGCCGCGCGCCGACATGCTCGGCATCCTGAACGCGGCCGCCGAGGACGGGGTCAGCTACGAGGGCCCGGTCGGCAAGGCGGAGATCGCCAAGGCCTACGACGAGTTCGACGTCCAGCTGCTGATGCTGGGCAAGGGCCGCTACGTCACCAGCGGCAAGGTCTTCGAGTACCTCGCCACCGGTCTGCCGATCGTCTCGGTGCACGACCCGATGAACGCGGCGTCCGACGTACTGCGTGGGCATCCGCTGTGGTTCCCGGTGAAGGACGTCGAGAACCCCGAGACGATCGCGGAAGCGCTGATCGAGGCGGCCCGCGCCGCGCGGACCGCGGACGAGGGGATCCGGGCGAAGGCGCGCGAGTTCGGCGCCTCCTACCGGCGTGACCTGCAGATGGATCCGCGGATCCAGGCATTGGCCGAGCGCGTTGGGGCGGTGGTCTGA
- a CDS encoding aspartate-semialdehyde dehydrogenase, with protein MTPVSAAYDQTEDRTGLPTLAVVGATGAVGTVMLTLLSTRQNVWGEIRLIASERSAGKRLKVRGEEVEVVAISADAFDGVDVAMFDVPDEVSAHWAPIAASKGAVVVDNSGAFRMDPDVPLVVPEVNAEAARNRPKGIISNPNCTTLSMIVAMGALHHRYELEQLVVASYQAASGAGQEGIDALYDQLMKVAGNRELGTTPGDVRRVIGNALGPFPAPLAMNVVPWAGSLKDDGWSSEELKVRNESRKILNLPDLKVSATCVRVPVITTHSLSVHARFSQEVDVDEAREVLRDAPGVLVFDNPAEGEFPTPADVVGTDPTWVGRIRRSLDDPQALELFVCGDNLRKGAALNTAQIAEVVAKEFTAAH; from the coding sequence GTGACCCCTGTGAGCGCTGCCTACGATCAGACCGAAGACCGGACGGGCCTGCCGACCCTGGCGGTCGTCGGTGCCACCGGCGCCGTCGGCACGGTGATGCTGACCCTGCTCTCGACCCGCCAGAACGTCTGGGGCGAGATCCGGCTGATCGCATCCGAGCGCTCCGCGGGCAAACGGCTGAAGGTCCGCGGCGAGGAGGTCGAGGTCGTCGCGATCAGCGCCGACGCCTTCGACGGGGTCGACGTCGCGATGTTCGACGTACCGGACGAGGTGTCGGCGCACTGGGCCCCGATCGCGGCCTCCAAGGGTGCCGTCGTGGTGGACAACTCCGGCGCCTTCCGGATGGACCCCGACGTGCCGCTGGTGGTGCCCGAGGTGAACGCCGAGGCGGCCCGCAACCGGCCCAAGGGGATCATCTCCAACCCCAACTGCACCACGCTGTCGATGATCGTCGCGATGGGCGCGCTGCACCACCGCTACGAGCTCGAGCAGCTCGTCGTCGCGTCGTACCAGGCGGCTTCGGGGGCCGGGCAGGAAGGCATCGACGCGCTCTACGACCAGCTGATGAAGGTGGCCGGCAACCGCGAGCTCGGCACCACGCCGGGTGACGTCCGCCGGGTGATCGGCAACGCGCTCGGGCCGTTCCCGGCGCCGCTGGCGATGAACGTCGTCCCGTGGGCCGGTTCGCTCAAGGACGACGGCTGGTCCTCGGAGGAGCTGAAGGTCCGCAACGAGTCCCGCAAGATCCTCAACCTGCCCGACCTGAAGGTCTCCGCGACCTGTGTACGGGTGCCGGTCATCACCACCCACTCGTTGTCGGTGCACGCTCGCTTCAGCCAGGAGGTCGACGTCGACGAGGCCCGCGAGGTCCTGCGGGACGCGCCGGGCGTGCTGGTCTTCGACAACCCGGCCGAGGGGGAGTTCCCGACCCCGGCCGACGTGGTCGGTACCGACCCGACCTGGGTCGGCCGGATCCGCCGGTCGCTGGACGACCCGCAGGCACTGGAGCTGTTCGTCTGCGGCGACAACCTGCGCAAGGGCGCGGCCCTGAACACCGCGCAGATCGCCGAGGTCGTCGCCAAGGAGTTCACCGCGGCGCACTGA
- a CDS encoding DegT/DnrJ/EryC1/StrS family aminotransferase, with amino-acid sequence MMVQPIPAAKPIIGQEEREAVDRVMRSGMLAQGPEVAAFEQEFGAALVSGRACVATNSGTSGLHLGLLAAGVGPGDEVIVPSFTFAATANSVALTGATPVFVDIEPTYFCLSPAAVEAAITDKTKAIMPVHLFGHPANMTELGAIAAKHGLHLYEDAAQAHGATWNGAPVGTFGEFAMFSLYPTKNMTSGEGGMNSVANAELERRMRLFRNQGMLKQYENEVVGLNNRMTDLHAAIGRVQLTKVGGWTKQRQENATFLDANLQGVAIPTVAAEATHVYHQYTIRVTDDRDGFADALRNEHGVGCGVYYPIPNHRLPSFQRELDLPETEKAAAEVLSLPVHPSLSEEDLNRIVTAVATVAKAGA; translated from the coding sequence CTGATGGTGCAGCCGATTCCGGCCGCGAAGCCGATCATCGGGCAGGAGGAGCGGGAGGCAGTCGACCGTGTGATGCGCAGCGGAATGCTCGCCCAGGGTCCTGAGGTCGCTGCCTTCGAGCAGGAGTTCGGCGCAGCGCTGGTCTCCGGCCGAGCCTGCGTCGCGACGAACTCGGGCACCTCGGGTCTGCACCTGGGTCTGCTGGCCGCGGGCGTCGGTCCGGGCGACGAGGTCATCGTCCCGTCGTTCACCTTCGCCGCGACCGCGAACAGCGTCGCGCTCACCGGCGCCACCCCGGTCTTCGTCGACATCGAGCCGACGTACTTCTGCCTGAGCCCGGCCGCCGTCGAGGCCGCGATCACGGACAAGACCAAGGCGATCATGCCGGTGCACCTGTTCGGCCACCCGGCCAACATGACCGAGCTCGGCGCGATCGCCGCCAAGCACGGCCTGCACCTGTACGAGGACGCCGCGCAGGCGCACGGCGCGACCTGGAACGGTGCCCCGGTCGGTACCTTCGGTGAGTTCGCGATGTTCAGCCTGTACCCGACCAAGAACATGACGTCCGGCGAGGGCGGCATGAACTCGGTCGCCAACGCCGAGCTCGAGCGCCGGATGCGGCTGTTCCGCAACCAGGGCATGCTGAAGCAGTACGAGAACGAGGTCGTCGGCCTGAACAACCGGATGACCGACCTGCACGCCGCCATCGGCCGGGTGCAGCTCACCAAGGTCGGCGGCTGGACCAAGCAGCGGCAGGAGAACGCGACCTTCCTGGACGCGAACCTGCAGGGCGTGGCGATTCCGACCGTGGCCGCCGAGGCGACCCACGTCTACCACCAGTACACGATCCGCGTCACCGACGACCGCGACGGCTTCGCCGACGCGCTGCGCAACGAGCACGGTGTCGGCTGCGGCGTTTACTACCCGATCCCGAACCACCGCCTGCCGTCGTTCCAGCGTGAGCTGGACCTGCCGGAGACCGAGAAGGCCGCCGCCGAGGTGCTCTCGCTGCCGGTGCACCCCTCGCTGTCCGAGGAAGACCTGAACCGCATCGTCACCGCGGTCGCCACCGTCGCGAAGGCAGGTGCCTGA
- a CDS encoding glycosyltransferase, translating into MRSTPGPDVGIITSGHDVADARLHKITAALQKRGLNVELWGLGDPAGGPAGAAVHARNRGSLVQRLARTAVLPWRTSAKVVVTVDPDMIPITRLVTALRRRKMVADVHEDYGRLLRDRAWARGPVGLPARLMVALSTRLAAGADLTVVADSHLSPHQAKHRMVVTNQPVAAFLAPAPPAGEPRVVYVGDLRVSRGLFDMVETIAAAPGWSLDLIGPVAGADRDELERRIERPDVAGRIRLHGRQPPADAWRIAEGAWASLALLQPTPAFIEAMPSKIYEYLASGLPVVSTRLPRQTRIIEESGGGVLIDTVAEAAETLRRWSDDPGELEKLRDRALRWAADHLPATTPYDEMAEAIQDLLRGSA; encoded by the coding sequence ATGCGATCCACCCCCGGGCCGGACGTGGGCATCATCACGTCCGGCCACGACGTCGCCGACGCGCGGCTGCACAAGATCACCGCAGCCCTGCAGAAGCGGGGTCTGAACGTCGAGCTGTGGGGTCTGGGCGACCCGGCCGGAGGTCCGGCCGGGGCCGCCGTCCACGCTCGCAACCGGGGCAGCCTGGTCCAGCGGCTGGCCCGCACCGCCGTCCTGCCCTGGCGCACCAGCGCCAAGGTGGTGGTGACCGTCGATCCGGACATGATCCCGATCACCCGGCTGGTGACCGCGCTCCGCCGCCGCAAGATGGTGGCCGACGTGCACGAGGACTACGGCCGGCTGCTTCGCGACCGGGCCTGGGCCAGAGGCCCGGTGGGGCTGCCCGCCCGGCTGATGGTGGCCCTGAGCACCCGGCTGGCCGCCGGAGCCGACCTCACCGTCGTCGCTGATTCCCACCTCTCGCCACACCAGGCCAAGCACCGGATGGTTGTCACCAACCAGCCGGTCGCGGCTTTTCTGGCCCCGGCACCGCCGGCGGGGGAGCCGCGGGTGGTCTACGTCGGCGACCTGCGGGTCAGCCGGGGACTGTTCGACATGGTCGAGACCATCGCGGCCGCGCCGGGCTGGTCGCTCGATCTGATCGGGCCGGTGGCCGGTGCCGATCGCGACGAGCTCGAACGCCGGATCGAGCGGCCCGATGTCGCGGGCCGGATCCGGCTGCACGGCCGGCAGCCACCGGCCGACGCCTGGCGGATCGCCGAGGGAGCCTGGGCCAGCCTGGCGCTGCTCCAGCCGACCCCGGCGTTCATCGAGGCGATGCCCTCCAAGATCTACGAGTACCTCGCCAGCGGACTTCCGGTGGTCTCCACCAGGTTGCCCCGTCAGACGAGGATCATCGAGGAATCCGGTGGTGGTGTCCTGATCGACACCGTCGCCGAGGCCGCGGAGACGTTGCGCCGCTGGTCGGACGACCCAGGGGAGCTGGAGAAGCTGCGCGACCGCGCACTCCGGTGGGCCGCCGACCACCTGCCCGCCACGACGCCGTACGACGAAATGGCCGAAGCCATCCAAGACCTGCTGCGAGGAAGTGCATGA